A window of the Arachis duranensis cultivar V14167 chromosome 5, aradu.V14167.gnm2.J7QH, whole genome shotgun sequence genome harbors these coding sequences:
- the LOC107489584 gene encoding transcriptional elongation regulator MINIYO: protein MEKKQQQQQQQNEKKGEPKKVKVLNTSSFQINEEDASRLVGSIIEKGISDSHGNNIITTPPSFFPKPAGLPFPVARHRSHGPYWHPLSNKGGARGNDDDDSDNDVEDKEDKGFKEFEKVSAFANPVQKRKKKDLDFKKWKEITQDNYCSLGKESDDMINTGKKKNEKGSKNADMKTSSTDGVALASMEVDTKPQLNNYDSGFLNSASAMEIDTSNKADPQEKHKYATIYDSNGVDELMPERDQISNDEKPDHSFGSLDVLRGEKNNLTSNMVSSSGSSTFRRKQGSMALEDEIDAENRARIMQMSPEEIAEAQAEIMEKINPSLLKVLQKRGQEKVKKQDSLTSEVGNGNASMNQDVHSNQDAKRLHTEDNISHMSMTPPSENKLDDEKIRKITMTTASGSSWNAWSNRVEAVRELRFSLAGDPVHSDWASPYDNVSERDYLRTDGDPGAAGYTIKEAVALTRSVVPGQRSLALHLLSSVLDKALQYICKDRTVQISKSEDEVDKSVDWEAVWAFALGPEPELVLALRMCLDDNHNSVVLACVKVIQSVLSCDVNDNYFNISEIAICDKDICTAPVFRNRPDIDLGFLHGGFWKYSTKPSNILPISEDHMDDESEGKHTIQDDVVVAGQDFTAGLVRMGILPRLRYLLETDPTTTLEECIISILIAIVRHSPSCANAVLNCERLIQTIVKRFTVNNLEIRWSMIKSVNLMKVLAWLDQTTCVEFIRNGYFQTLTWNLYQNPSSIDHWLNMGKEKCKLGSALIVEQLRFWKVCIRYGYYVSYFSEMFPALCFWLNPPSFEKLVDEDVLYEYASISREAYLVLESLAGRLPNLFSQQSQNNQIPESAGNMEVWSWRYVGPMVDLAVKWIATRSDPEVCNLFKRQNEGRFDVTSLGLSVTSLLFVYAAVTHMLFRVLERVTMGDTISPQKTERHVPWLPDFVPKIGLELIIYWLSGFSGYFGTENGLPNSGESFMKELVNLRLKGDVEMSLASTCCLNGMVNVIAAIDKLIQSAKSVTSTLPSQVQNLSKEGKVLEDGILRSCWVELRSVLSVLTSSVDSGWCYMQAIEIFGRGGPAPGVGIGWGAPHGGFWSKSVLLMQLDARFLICLLQTLQNASKDVSVIEEKTLSIQKINTLLRLCLTAGPREKCVVNKALDLLFDVSALKYLDHCTQNFLLDTRGKTFGWKHEEEDYMHFSRILLSHFRSRWLSEKVKSKSINGSGSSSTKSSLKGSARLDTIFEDSDMSLGTSPSCNSLMVEWAHQKLPLPLHFYLSPISTISRSKQSGPQKVDGSDSIHGLSNLLEVARSGLFFIFGIEAMSNFQGHDIPSPIQHVSLTWKLHSLSVNFLVGMEILEQEQSRETFEALQDLYGMLLDKARLNKNEETISDDKNHLEFLKFQSEIHESYSVFIEELVEQFSAISYGDMIFSRQVSLYLHRCVEPSIRLAAWSALSNARVLELLPPLEKCFSGSEGYLEPIEDNEGILEAYTKSWASDALDRAAIRGSIAYTLVVHHLSSFIFNPCLTDKLLLRNRVIRSLLRDYAGKQRHEGMLLNLIHYNKMAPRSYTGLEFRIKILVEACEGNSSLLKVVEKLKAVAEKTSL, encoded by the exons atggagaagaagcagcagcagcagcagcagcaaaaTGAGAAGAAAGGGGAACCCAAGAAGGTGAAGGTTTTGAACACGAGCTCATTCCAAATAAACGAAGAAGATGCGTCTCGCTTGGTTGGTTCCATTATTGAAAAGGGTATCTCTGACTCTCACGGCAACAACATCATCACTACTCCTCCTTCCTTCTTTCCCAAACCCGCTGGTCTTCCTTTCCCTGTTGCACGACACCGTTCCCATGGCCCT TATTGGCATCCATTAAGTAATAAAGGGGGTGCTCGTGGCAACGACGATGATGACAGTGACAATGATGTTGAGGATAAAGAAGATAAAGGTTTCAAGGAGTTTGAAAAAGTTTCAGCCTTTGCCAATCCAgtacaaaagaggaagaaaaaagatttggattttaAAAAGTGGAAAGAGATTACTCAAGACAATTATTGTTCCTTGGGGAAGGAATCAGATGATATGATTAATacagggaaaaagaaaaatgaaaaaggcaGTAAGAATGCAGACATGAAAACGTCATCTACTGATGGTGTTGCCCTTGCTTCTATGGAAGTAGACACTAAACCACAATTAAATAACTATGATAGCGGGTTTCTTAACTCAGCCAGTGCCATGGAGATAGATACATCAAATAAGGCAGATCCTcaggaaaaacacaaatatgccACAATCTATGACAGCAACGGAGTGGATGAATTGATGCCTGAACGGGATCAAATTTCTAATGATGAAAAGCCTGATCACAGTTTTGGATCCCTAGATGTGTTAAGAGGAGAGAAAAATAATTTGACTTCAAACATGGTTTCTTCTTCTGGTTCTAGCACCTTTAGAAGGAAACAAGGTTCCATGGCTCTGGAGgatgaaattgatgctgagaaTCGGGCTCGGATAATGCAAATGTCACCTGAGGAGATTGCTGAAGCCCAGGCTGAAATAATGGAGAAGATAAACCCTTCGTTACTCAAAGTGCTGCAGAAAAGGGGGCAGGAAAAGGTTAAGAAACAAGATAGTTTAACATCAGAAGTGGGTAACGGCAATGCATCTATGAATCAAGATGTTCATAGTAATCAAGATGCAAAACGTCTGCATACAGAGGACAACATCTCCCATATGTCGATGACACCACCTTCAGAAAATAAGCTAGATGATGAGAAAATTAGGAAAATCACTATGACAACTGCTAGTGGCAGCTCATGGAATGCTTGGAGCAATAGAGTTGAGGCTGTTAGGGAGTTAAGATTTTCCTTGGCTGGGGATCCTGTTCATTCTGATTGGGCATCTCCTTATG ACAATGTCTCTGAACGTGACTATCTGCGGACCGATGGAGATCCTGGTGCAGCTGGTTACACAATCAAAGAAGCAGTGGCACTCACAAGAAGTGTG gttcCTGGACAAAGGTCCCTTGCATTGCATCTCCTTTCATCTGTTCTTGATAAGGCATTGCAATATATTTGTAAGGACAGAACAGTACAGATCTCGAAAAGTGAAGATGAAGTTGACAAATCAGTTGACTGGGAGGCTGTTTGGGCTTTCGCACTTGGTCCAGAACCTGAGCTGGTGTTGGCACTCAG gatGTGCCTTGATGATAACCACAATTCTGTAGTTCTGGCTTGTGTGAAGGTTATTCAAAGTGTGTTGAGTTGTGATGTGAATGACAACTACTTCAATATATCAGAG ATTGCAATCTGTGACAAGGATATCTGCACTGCTCCAGTTTTTAGGAACAGACCAGATATTGATCTTGGATTTCTTCACGGGGGTTTTTGGAAGTACAGTACAAAACCCTCAAACATTCTTCCTATCAGTGAGGATCACATGGATGATGAGTCTGAAGGAAAACATACGATTCAGGATGATGTTGTGGTTGCTGGACAAGATTTTACTGCAGGTCTAGTACGCATGGGAATCCTTCCCAGACTTCGTTATCTTTTAGag ACAGATCCTACAACAACTTTGGAAGAATGCATTATTTCTATACTGATTGCCATAGTGAGACATTCACCATCATGTGCTAATGCAGTCTTGAACTGTGAAAGGCTTATTCAGACAATTGTGAAACGATTTACTGTGAACAATTTAGAAATCCGGTGGTCTATGATAAAATCTGTAAACCTAATGAAG GTCTTAGCTTGGTTGGATCAGACAACTTGTGTAGAGTTTATAAGGAATGGGTATTTTCAGACTCTGACATGGAATTTATACCAAAATCCTTCCTCCATTGACCACTGGCTGAATATGGGGAAGGAAAAATGCAAACTTGGGTCAGCCTTGATTGTTGAACAATTACGTTTCTGGAAGGTCTGCATTCGATATGGATATTATGTATCTTACTTCTCAGAAATGTTCCCTGCCCTATGTTTTTGGTTGAATCCACCTTCCTTCGAAAAACTTGTTGATGAAGATGTTCTGTATGAATATGCTTCCATCTCAAGGGAGGCATACCTTGTTCTAGAGTCTTTAGCTGGAAGACTTCCAAATTTATTTTCACAGCAGTCCCAAAACAATCAGATTCCTGAGTCTGCTGGTAACATGGAGGTGTGGTCTTGGAGGTATGTTGGTCCAATGGTTGACTTAGCAGTAAAGTGGATTGCAACCAGAAGTGACCCAGAAGTATGTAATTTGTTTAAAAGACAGAATGAAGGGAGATTTGACGTGACTTCCCTTGGATTGTCTGTGACATCCTTGTTGTTTGTGTATGCTGCTGTGACTCACATGCTCTTCAGAGTGCTTGAAAGGGTGACAATGGGTGATACTATTAGCCCACAGAAAACTGAGAGGCATGTACCGTGGCTTCCAGACTTTGTCCCAAAGATTGGACTTGAGTTGATTATATATTGGCTTTCGGGCTTTTCAGGTTACTTTGGGACAGAAAACGGTCTTCCCAACTCCGGTGAATCTTTTATGAAGGAACTAGTTAATTTGAGACTGAAGGGTGATGTTGAAATGTCTTTAGCTTCCACCTGTTGTCTGAATGGAATGGTCAATGTTATTGCTGCTATTGATAAACTAATACAGTCTGCCAAGAGTGTTACTTCTACTCTCCCAAGCCAAGTACAAAATCTCTCAAAAGAAGGGAAAGTGCTTGAGGATGGCATACTTAGATCGTGTTGGGTTGAATTAAGGTCTGTGCTTAGTGTTTTGACAAGTTCGGTTGATTCTGGGTGGTGCTACATGCAGGCGATTGAGATATTTGGAAGAGGGGGACCAGCTCCAGGAGTGGGCATTGGCTGGGGTGCCCCTCATGGAGGGTTTTGGTCAAAATCAGTCTTATTAATGCAACTAGATGCTAGATTTCTAATCTGTTTGCTGCAGACTCTTCAAAATGCATCTAAAGATGTATCTGTAATTGAAGAAAAGACATTGTCCATTCAAAAGATTAACACTCTGTTGCGATTGTGTTTAACTGCTGGACCAAGGGAGAAGTGTGTTGTAAATAAGGCATTGGATCTCTTATTTGATGTTTCTGCATTGAAATACCTTGATCATTGCACACAGAACTTTCTCCTTGACACGAGGGGTAAAACCTTTGGGTGGAAACATGAAGAGGAGGATTACATGCACTTCAGTAGAATCTTATTGTCTCATTTCAGGAGCAGATGGTTATCTGAAAAGGTGAAGTCCAAGTCTATAAATGGCAGTGGTTCCTCCAGCACTAAGAGTTCTCTGAAGGGTAGTGCTCGGTTGGACACTATATTTGAGGACTCTGACATGTCACTCGGTACGAGCCCGTCGTGTAATTCTTTAATGGTAGAATGGGCTCACCAGAAACTACCACTTCCACTCCACTTTTACCTTAGTCCAATCTCCACGATTTCCCGTAGCAAGCAATCTGGTCCCCAAAAAGTTGATGGGTCGGATAGCATACATGGTCTGTCTAATTTGCTCGAAGTTGCCAGGTCtggacttttctttatttttggcaTTGAAGCAATGTCCAATTTCCAAGGCCATGACATTCCTTCTCCTATTCAGCATGTATCATTGACGTGGAAGTTACATTCCTTATCTGTCAATTTCCTTGTTGGAATGGAAATACTTGAACAAGAGCAGAGCAGGGAAACTTTTGAAGCTTTACAGGATCTTTATGGCATGCTTCTTGATAAGGCAAGGTTAAACAAAAATGAAGAAACTATCTCAGATGATAAAAACCATCTTGAGTTTCTGAAATTCCAATCCGAGATTCATGAAAGTTACTCGGTATTTATTGAAGAACTTGTAGAGCAGTTTTCAGCTATATCTTATGGTGATATGATTTTCAGCCGGCAAGTTTCCCTCTATCTTCATCGTTGTGTTGAACCTTCGATTCGACTTGCTGCCTGGAGTGCACTATCTAATGCTCGTGTTCTTGAGCTTTTACCACCACTGGAGAAGTGCTTTTCTGGGTCTGAAGGATACCTTGAACCGATTGAG GATAATGAAGGGATTTTGGAAGCTTATACCAAGTCATGGGCTTCTGATGCTCTTGACAGGGCTGCAATTCGAGGATCAATTGCGTATACTCTGGTTGTCCATCATCTTTCCTCCTTCATATTTAATCCTTGTCTCACAGATAAATTGTTGTTGCGGAACAGAGTTATTAGGTCGCTCCTGCGAGATTATGCTGGGAAACAGCGACACGAG GGAATGTTGCTCAACCTCATCCACTATAACAAGATGGCACCGAGATCTTACACAGGATTAGAGTTTAggataaaaattttagttgaaGCTTGTGAGGGAAATTCTTCACTTTTGAAAGTAGTAGAGAAGTTAAAGGCTGTTGCGGAGAAGACTTCATTGTGA